A genomic stretch from Xenopus laevis strain J_2021 chromosome 6S, Xenopus_laevis_v10.1, whole genome shotgun sequence includes:
- the LOC108695584 gene encoding thiosulfate sulfurtransferase-like has product MGKQVFCRALVSANWLSGALKSRPNLRVLDATYDKDAQKQFSQRHMPKARFFDLDQCKDQASPYEMMLPSEKHFGQYVGNLGINNDSHVVVYDTDKMGMLSSPRVWWMFRVFGHKNVSVLDGGLQNWLKQGLPVTSENPQYGPETFRAKLDPSLLKRFEDIQDNISSKRFQVVDARSAGRFRGPEPKPGEGIEPGHITGTVNLPFSSFLTKEGYEKSPEEIQRLFQEKGVDLNKPMAASCRRGVTACHVALASFILGKENTAVYDGSWSEWFHRAKPEHKVFEKN; this is encoded by the exons ATGGGAAAGCAAGTCTTCTGCCGGGCTCTCGTCTCTGCAAATTGGCTCTCAGGAGCCCTAAAGTCCCGGCCTAACTTGAGGGTCCTGGATGCCACGTACGATAAGGATGCCCAGAAGCAGTTCTCACAGAGGCACATGCCCAAGGCAAGGTTTTTTGACCTGGACCAATGCAAAGATCAAGCTTCACCTTATGAGATGATGCTGCCCAGTGAGAAACATTTTGGCCAATATGTAGGCAACCTTGGGATCAATAATGACAGCCATGTTGTGGTTTATGATACTGATAAGATGGGCATGCTCTCTTCCCCAAGGGTCTGGTGGATGTTTCGGGTATTTGGGCATAAGAATGTCTCTGTTTTGGATGGTGGGCTTCAGAACTGGCTGAAGCAGGGGCTTCCTGTAACATCAGAGAATCCACAGTATGGACCCGAGACCTTCCGAGCAAAGCTGGACCCCTCTCTGCTGAAAAGATTTGAAGACATTCAGGACAACATCAGCAGCAAGCGCTTCCAGGTGGTGGATGCCCGGTCAGCGGGGAGATTCAGGGGCCCGGAGCCAAAGCCCGGGGAAG GCATTGAACCCGGGCACATCACTGGCACCGTCAATCTTCCTTTCTCCAGTTTCCTAACAAAGGAGGGTTATGAGAAATCCCCGGAAGAGATCCAGCGTCTGTTCCAGGAGAAGGGGGTGGACCTGAACAAGCCCATGGCTGCTTCTTGCCGTCGAGGAGTCACAGCGTGCCACGTGGCACTGGCTTCTTTCATTTTGGGCAAAGAGAACACAGCGGTCTATGATGGCTCCTGGTCTGAATGGTTCCACCGGGCCAAACCTGAGCACAAGGTGTTTGAGAAGAACTAG
- the LOC108695558 gene encoding vomeronasal type-1 receptor 100 — MILGWPDIVSIAIYFTTLFGAVANLIIFFAFISNAIKKKVFQPLDRIIVNMVLVNFLLCCYKKIPGILVFFHIKVFVDVGCRILLYLYRTLRLVSLWSVANLSFLHLIKIRRPSHRWLKYIHRHYGPYVNWSLAGCWVVSITFHVPYLLYSDTEHVHNQSSILITSTNCLGQSESSLLNLLTYITVSVDFLLIILVTLLNGFTVDLICRHRRQVRDKMTVRQGWDKRTARATKILLSLLSIYVICWVSTDLTWIAIVSGLSEGFQNNLHVAMYGVLSSFYYSGTSGIMVFGYRKVRDFLCKATCSCKWRVPPVIQEEPQKQ, encoded by the coding sequence ATGATTCTAGGGTGGCCAGATATTGTGTCTATTGCCATTTATTTCACCACTCTTTTCGGGGCTGTGGCAAACCTGATCATTTTCTTCGCCTTTATCAGCAATGCCATCAAGAAGAAGGTTTTCCAGCCTCTGGACAGGATCATTGTTAACATGGTATTGGTCAACTTCTTGCTTTGCTGTTACAAGAAGATTCCTGGGATCTTGGTGTTTTTCCATATTAAAGTGTTTGTAGATGTGGGATGCAGGATCCTGCTTTATCTATACCGCACTCTCAGGTTAGTCAGCCTATGGTCAGTGGCCAACCTAAGCTTTCTTCATCTCATCAAGATAAGGAGGCCAAGCCATCGCTGGTTGAAATATATTCACAGACATTATGGGCCCTACGTTAACTGGTCCCTGGCTGGCTGTTGGGTTGTTAGTATCACATTTCATGTACCATATCTTCTATATAGTGAtacagagcatgtgcacaatCAGAGCAGCATCCTAATCACAAGCACCAACTGTTTAGGTCAATCGGAGAGCTCCCTGCTGAATCTTCTCACCTACATCACAGTGAGTGTGGACTTCCTGCTGATAATCCTCGTGACACTATTAAATGGCTTTACCGTCGATCTGATTTGTAGACACAGGAGACAAGTAAGGGACAAAATGACTGTCAGACAAGGATGGGACAAACGTACGGCACGGGCAACAAAGATCCTGCTGTCTCTTCTCTCTATCTATGTCATCTGCTGGGTCTCCACCGACCTGACCTGGATTGCAATTGTGTCTGGACTATCAGAGGGCTTCCAAAATAATCTTCACGTTGCAATGTATGGGGTTTTGTCCTCTTTCTACTATTCTGGCACCTCTGGAATCATGGTTTTTGGCTACAGGAAAGTGAGGGACTTCTTATGTAAGGCAACTTGTTCCTGCAAGTGGAGGGTGCCCCCGGTTATACAAGAAGAACCACAGAAGCAATGA